In Astyanax mexicanus isolate ESR-SI-001 chromosome 24, AstMex3_surface, whole genome shotgun sequence, the genomic stretch ttatcctgtgcaacagaggaatctgttcttttcctggggcggtactgatgagtgccaatttcatcatcataacatttttgatggtctttgtgactgcatttaAGGAACATTTTAAAGTTCTCAAAAAAGTTCAGATTATGTTCTTtatgtagttgagtagttcttgcttccaTAATActgattagaacattattcaaatattcactattcactgtatacctgtaactctacctcttcacaactttacaactgatgctctcaaactttacattaagaggcaagaaattcaagtaattaactcttgatgagttcagcacagctgttattcaatttcaggagactctacctcataaagctgactgagaaaatgcaaagCTGTGCAAAGCTAATAAAGATATTAAAGCCAATAATCTCAGTTCACAAAAATCTAATCCAATCTGCAgaattaatgtaaatattgtaCATGCTAAATACTGTCACATGAGCAAAAGCTGTAGCAGGaaattagccagctagctaatattagcatgTACTGTAGCAGCaaattagccagctagctaatattagcatgTAGTGTAGCAGTaaattagccagctagctaatattagcatgTAGTGTAGCAGTaaattagccagctagctaatattagcatgTAGAGTAGCAGTAAAGTAgccagctagctaatattagcatgTAGATTAGCAGTaaattagccagctagctaatattagcatgTAGTGTAGCAGTAAATTAGCCAGCTAGTTAATACGGTCATGTACTGTAGATAAaatttagccagctagctaatatTAACACCTACTGTAGCAAAACATTAtcaagctagctaatattagcatgAATTACTGTAGAAAATGAGccagctaactaacattagcatgAGTTATAGCTAATAGTTTgccagctagctaatattagcatgTACTGTGGCTGAGAAATTTGCCAGCAGGCTAATATTAGCATAAACTGTAGCTAAAAAAATTTTgccagctagctaatattagcatgAATTATTGTAGAAAATGAGccagctaactaacattagcatgAGTAAATCAGCTAACTAATATTAGAATTTACTGTAGCTGAAAAACAAACAGCTGACTAATATTATCATGAAACAGAAAATGAGCcagataaataataaaagcatgaATAACAGCTGTAAATGAACCTGCTTAATAACTTTATTGTACACTACTGCTGTAATTTAGTGAAATGGCTCCATAAAACCGGgtaaaaaacactgaatctgTGACTGATGGATTAAATACAGCAGGTGCAATTATTGACCATCCTCCATCTGTAAtaggtccacacacacacacacacacacacacctaccccAAATACCCAACGCCACTGTCAATAACCCCACCCAAATGCCTCATCACTTATTAAAAAGGATGACACACTGGATGATGAGTCTATTGTCTATTACTTAACtgcagctgaaatgtgtttctagCTATCTGAATGACCAGTACCACTGAAAATGTCTTAttcctttttctgttttgtttaaaataaaataaaaacatctaaATACACAGTTTACTCATTAGCCATAAACAGCCTGTGTTTGAGGCACTGACGTATTTTGCATGCATTTCAGCATAAAGGAGCTACAGTGTTTCAGCAAATTAGAAAAGAGAATATATGTGCAAAAGTCCTCTGGGAAAATAtaagtaaagagtaaagagtaaagacAGAGTAACAAAAACAGCCTGGGATAAAAACAAGCTGGACAGCATGTGAACATAAGCAACTTTCTGATAATATAGGATGCTCCTGCACTTATTGGGTCTAAAAGTCGTTGTACCAAAATTGGGGCTGGATAAAAATTTTCTCTCAATTCAATCAAggttatatgattttattttttatcatttctgatatttcaatataaattatttgttaAATCTGACAGGGTGGATAACATGGATTTTCTGTGGCTTTTATTGTTCATACTGATATCTGAATTATATTATATCGACCAAAATGTTGgaacatattataatataaattcaGGGCATGTTGTCCAGCTTCAGTATTAATTAGGGGTGTAttacacagtattttttttctcaattgttAATTTTCATTTACAGAACCCTGGAAGCCAGTGTTTCATTTTGTGGggtgtttgagaaaaaaaatgctttacttAGTATTACaatataatgcagtgtattgaattgtaacccctgtattgtgatacataacTGCATCAAATGTTTTTTCCGATCCACAGCCTTGAAAAACAGTCACTTATACATAAATGCTGTTAAGTTATGATCCAAGATAAATACAAAATATGCAAACAGGTAGGCTACGGGCCTTTTAAGCCCATAATTATCAACCAGAAGAGAGGTCATTTAAATATATCTCCTGATGAAAGTAAAAAACCTTTAGATTGGAAAATTGATaatcaaacaaaaactaaataatgaACAATTTAGGTATATAATCTTTCAGAAGCATCATGTGaggaaaaacacagtttaaaaacaaTAGGATAGTGGCCCTTTAGGTACCCACCACTCAGAAGGGAACAAACAGTCATCTAAAAATGAAGTAATACCACTTTCGAACATAAATCTCTCACACACAACCATGTTGGAAAAATTTGGCCATTTTAGCACCCACCAATCAGAAGAGAGGTCTTTTGCATACTCACTGTGTTAAATGGACATTAACAACAAAAGGCTAGGCAAGATAACAGTCGTGTAAACATTAATTAAAGGCCAATTTTGCTACATAACCTCTCAGAAACATCTTGTGGGGGAAAAAGGTGCAAAAAGGCAGGCTACAGGCCCTTTAAAGCCCAAAaccaccaatcagaacagagttcgtttacatatatattgtattataggcACAGTAACAAAAACTTGAGATTGTAAAAGATGAACGGCCATGTAAACAATAACGAAGACTGCCTCGGTATATGAACTTTCAAAAATGCCATGTGGGGAAAAATAAGGTGCAAAAAGGTAGGATAATGGTCCTTTAAAGTCACCCACCAATCAGAAGAGAGGTCGTTTACATACATATTGAGTTAAAGGACAAGTGATAAAAAGGCTAAGCTAGAGAATGGTCCTGTAAATATGAATTAAACTCGAGTTTGGTATGTAAACCCTTACAAACATCCTGTAtcacaaaataatatatacaaaaaaaggaTATTAGTCCTTTAATCACCTACAGCAAGCTGAAATCAGCCTCTATTTACCCTTAAAACAACCCTCCAATCTGAATTAAGCAGCATGTCATCAAACATCAGCATTCATAGATAAGTTTCAGGATCAATCAGATGATCAAAAAAAAGCCCTGATCAGATTTATTTATCAATCAAAGCTGATTGATCTTTCGCTTTCGAGGCCCTGCCATCATCCTCCTTTCAGTCTATAGAAGCAGAGGCCAGAGAGCGTTTAGACAGGAGACGACCCACTTAAAAAAATGTGCTTTACATTGGTcacaccactagagggcgcttATGAGTGagcccaaaatgaatgggttcctaTGGAGCAAATGagcaaaattatttatttttcgttTTTCTAGTGAAAATGTATTCCTTTTCTCAACGCAGaacaatatatttttgtaaactcagtttaaatagttttaataagCCTTAAACCTAATAATAAACAAGCTGCTCTTAGCGTTAGCACTAATGCTAGTGTGTTTACTATCTAAAAAATGTTTGCTgtcgcaaaataaaaacatacagaataaatttacatttacatttttagttaaatacttcaacatactttatatatttaaaggAATATTCCAAAAAAGCAATTAAACACTGATATAAATCTGcgttttagccgtttagctccattcacctccattcattAAACGCTCACTCGCGGGCGCCCTCTATCGGTTTGAACTGATTTATAACAATAATCATAATACAAAGTGGGCAATCTCGCTGTAAACCGGCTCTGGAGAGGCCTGCAAACGTCCAGCACAGCAAAATCACCAGCATTTACCGCGATCACGTTGACAAACGTCGTTTTCCCGGAATACTGCAGCCCGACGAGGGTCAGCTCCATCTCCTCCTTCCAGAACAGGGCCTTGAACCAGTCCAGGAGCTTGTTAAATAAGGCGATCATGCTGAGAccggtgtgtgagtgtgtgtataggggGGAGAGAGCGCTGGTGGAGCGGCGGCGGCGGGGCGGCTCACTCCGGGCGGGCAGGCTGAGCAGGCTGGGCAGGCTGGCTGGCTGTTGTTATTGTGCTGGATGGAGGGATGATGATGTGAGCTATGGAGGAGGTTGTgctccgtttctctctctctctccggcgcAGATCGTCAGTTCTGCCCCCTGTTCCTCCTCCTGTGGCTCGGCGGGATGCTGTGGTGCCCCGGGTGGTCGCGCtggcctctctctctccgctCTGCGGGCTGATTTCTCCCTGCTGCCCTTTCTCCTCTGCTCCTCTCTGGGTGCGGCTTCACACTCGCTCCGCCTGATCCAGCGCCGCCTGCGCCCCCTGCTGGACACCCCGCAGCGCTGCAGCaacattacagtactacagcactttaatatgcttttaaaaaacatctaaatataatgaagaggaagatggatgatcacaaaccatcaaaccaaactgaactgcttgaatttttgcaccagaagtaaagcagcataaagttatccaaaagcagcgtgtaagactggtggaggagaacatgatgccaagatgcatcagtcattgctcattttctgcaaataaataatgtaaatgacaatatttttatttacagttagggagaaatgttgtccctagttcatagaataaaacaacagtgttaattttactcaaacataaacctataaatagcaaaatcagaaattaaacagattcagaaactgaagtgctctctaatttctctatttctttccttccagagctgtatataacctaTAACAGTGGAGCTCTataaactagttaactttagggtgtgttttatcatatgtcttcagaaagggggcaggtgctGCAGCAATGAATtattatgtccaaatgttttttttatatatattgtatatatttgtatacagTTTTATTGAGCATGTGACATTACAGAAATTCAATAATACGAAAACTGACAGCAGAAAAAATTACAAGgaatagaaaagtgcatttcttaAAACTACCAGATCCCTATGAAATTTGTATTTTAATCCCACATTATAACCCAACCAGCATTCACACCCACAAACacagaagaaaaaggaaaaacgTTTGAAATGAGTTACCATGTTACaaagaaataatatatttttaaccattaaaaaaactacattgactttggaaataaataaattaattatttgcaAATATAAAGGACCAAACAGAGAGGAGGAAAATAAAGAATTACACCAAATAAATCGATTCCTTTATAAaatcattaaacacagtgatgaattaaataaacaataatttctttatttctttctatttcatAAAAGCTATTTGTCATAGCTATCCAAGAAGACATGGTCTACgtctaaattaaatatttttaaaacacgtTTAACTGGATAAAAATTCTAACTATTATATTAACTATTAAATGAAACTACTGTCACCGTTTTATTGATACAGTACTTATTCGTAATTTtccatatttttatttctattgtgtGTTATCAAATAAAGATGACGAGATGCTCCGCTGTGACGGGCAGTGACGGTAGTGGCGGACAGTGACGGTGGTGACGTAGGCAAAAACACGTGATGACATACAGTTAGTTATTTACTGCAGCACTTTCGCTGGTTTTAATTCAAACACGTCAAAATTAAACTAACGAGCTCATATATTAATATCTGTATTATAACAACACATAAACCCCATTAACAGGGTTTATATGAACTCAGATATGTTATTAATCACAGTAGTATAGTTATTATAACAGCTGGGTGGGTACAGTGACAGTGTGGAAAGTGCTGGAGTCAGTGTGGATCTGTAGAGAGAGGAGGAACTGATCGATCTGAGTAGGAAAAACGCGTTAAATCACCGGATTAATCCTGATAATGTGAGTTATTGTAGTTCTgtagtgtgtgtggatgtgtgtgagagtgtgtgaggagcTGTTTTGCTTTTTAATTCGTTATAAATCGCTTCGTTTTGGATGTTTCCCATTCCATCACTACctggagctaatgctaatgctaacactagtGATGTTATGTTGATAGCAAATCTAAttcggattttttttttaataatgcgaATTGTTTTTTCTATTTGTGTTTAAGAAGCTAAAGACCATGAAGGCTACAGTGTTCTCCCGTGATCTGGGTTAAGTGAACTTCTCACCTGTGCAGGTAAAATTGCTGTGGTTATTAAATCCCCttataattattcatttttatcaTTGTAACATATAACTGTGTAAGATTACGGAGTATTTAGTTACCtctcaaaggtgtgaaaagtctctccattcattactctgtaggtagaagtatagatactagtgtttaaagtACTTCTTAATACTGCTTTTTACTGTAAaaagcagaggtgtcaagtagTGAAATACAAATCTTTTGTTTCCttacttaaatagaaatgttggttagctaaatttttattttcacacaattatttgaactttctattccttttattttaaaaacagcctcgttactctttacctatttaatttcagctcgttttcattccggcttctcaacGCTCAATAAAACCCctttccagataaatctctccatccagatagagtgaatctgattgtaattggatgtagagaagtataaacatataccattccgactccctattggtttatactgtgatccatcacacctgcacatgtcccGCCCCATGTGTCTCATATTCTATATCTTTACATTGATTGGCCCTCATGTAATTATTTCAGCTCAGGGTGATGAGGAGGAAGTAAACGGTCGCAGCAGCAGAACAGAGTTCACCTGAGCTCAGGTAACTTGTCACCATGGGGTCCACCCTGAGCGAGCCGTGCATTTACGATAAGCTGTCGGAGAGTATCGACATCCTGCGGCAGTCCGGCTACAGATACGGGATGTCTGAGAGAGAAATCGAGAAGTTCATTAAACAGGTTCTGGAGACCAACGAGCCGCGGAGGGATCCTCCACAGTTCCCTATTCTACGAGCAACTATCAAGGTACAGAACATAAATGTGTTTCATTTAAACAGATAAATCTTAAATGTCCAaagaagaaatattttttttgcattgcacgACTGCATTTTTGTCTTTGCTGTTAAATCGTTTATTCTTGGGGTAAATttctaaaaaaagagagagaactgcATGCTGGGCAGTTTGGGTGATTCTCCTCTGTGGGACCTAGCTGTATAAAGAAGTCTGTAGATTTGTCGATACTCACTTTTTTGTGAATTACTCTGAAAATTGGCTAAGTTGGCGACACTGTGTATGTAACTGCTGTTGTTGGAGGGAGGGGCAGTGCATTCTGGGGATTGTAGTGCGGCAGATTTTGAAACAGGATGGTATTGTTCGTCAACATGTTTTTTATACtccaattttaacatttttaacaattttaggggtgtgacatatacacgcatgcaataaatattcagatttatttgttacattatgttgtttatttatttatatatgcattATATTATACAAAAGTCTTTACTGTTGCTTACAAAATATTTTGTTTCTACCTAACGTTTAAAACTGCTAAACTTAGATTCTATTTCTATCGCAAGAATGCCCtgaaatatatcacatatatgaTCTAGTGTGTatttctgctgtatttattgtgtgTCTCTGTGGTGTTTACTGTGTATTTCTATGGTATTTCTTGTGGTGTGAGAGTTTCTATTACTTGTTGGCTACATTACCTTCATATCCtcagtgtaaaaatgaaaaaagcacCAAACTGAAATCATGTGGAGTATTTGCTGTtctgattaattaatttacaCCAGTGATTGCTGTAGGTTTGCTCTGTTCTGATGCTGGTGCTCTTTCACTGTTTCTGTTCTGCAGTTTGTTGTGGCCGTTGGTGTGCTGCTGATCGTGGTGTTGGCCTTCACGTACCCCCAGAGCATCCCCCACCCTGGACCCTTCAGCCCCACAGCCCACAACTGGTCCTCCCCACTCAGCCACATCAGACTGTTATCCCTGCCCATCGCCAAGAAATACAACCTACACAGTAAGAGTCCCTCTGTAACACTAGAGTAAGAATGCTTCATAAAATAATTTGCACTGTGCCTCGTTGAGCTGCAGGAGCAGGGCTTTTAAGCTGGTTCCAGCTAGCTGTGGCCCAACTAGGGCCACAGTTCCCCCTCCTtccccacacaaaaaaaaacttcacagtAAAAGTCTCTGTAGATAACCATACAATAAAGGTCTCTCTGTAAACAGTGCATAGTAAGAGCTTCTCAATAAAACGATTACTgataattttgtgtgtgtgtttaggtttcCACACGTGGTGGAGTGTAGGGGGTGTAAGACAGACGCTGCTGAACTGTTCTGGCTGTGCTGGTGTTTCTGCAGTGCTGGAGctcaacacactccacactgatcTCATACCCACAGGAGCACAGCCCATACTGCTGAAGGTGAggacacacaccaacacacactaacacacacacacactttctcacagtTCATTATAAATAGCTTtctgattaatattaaatatgtcTGTAGATACAGCCGTAAAAAAggttctctctctgcctgtctgtctgtaggTTGGTCAGTCTCTGGTGGTGAGGAGGCAGCAGTTGGAGGAGCTGTACTCGGCTCAGTCGGACTCTGTGGCGGTTCTGTTGGGGGAGGAGGAGCAGGTTATGTCTCCAGAGGAGGGATTTCCTCAGCATCCAGCCAACTTCAGCCTGCTCTGGTACTGAACCCAGCCAGTACTGAATTATACATAAATCATAACAGTGATATCCATATGGAGATAAaagcagtggatcaacaccaacagaggcatgtctctccaaaccatcactgattggtggaaactttactctagacctcaagcagtttggactgtgtgtctctccactcttcctccagactctactgatgatcagtgatggtttggagagacatgtctgtcatctgctggtgttgatccactgtgttttattatcaagtctaaagtcagtgcagttttgttttcccacaaaatcttacagcacttcatgcttccctctgctgctgacaacttttatggagatgcagatttcattttccagcaggacttggcacactgcccccaCTGAccacaaattggtcttatatagtatttaaattttctgagacactgatttttgggttttcactggctgtaaaccataattatcatcaacaataaaagaaataaaagtttaaaatagatcactctgtttaatacatctatataatatatgagtttcacatttttaactgaattactgatttttttttttttttttttttttttggagatgttCTAGTATAATGTCTAGTTTTAACTGTGCTGTGTTTGTTCTCTGCTCTCCTGCAGGAGGTTTGACTCAGGTTCGAGGGAGGGGGTGTTTCAGTGGCTTTTCCCTGATGCACTGCTCTGCCCGCTGGTGGAAGTTGCAGGAACAACGTTGCGGCGCTGCCGAGTCACACACAGCACCGGCTCTCAGagcagagtgagtgtgtgtgtgtggatttagtGTCCGGATTTAGTTAGTTAGTCCATGTTTATCGATATGAGTGTATAAATACCAGTTTTCATACAGTTTTCATACAGtttcagtcaaaggtttggacacacctttaagtaagttctctctctctctctgtgtgtgtgtgtgtgtgtgtgttagggagagCGAGTGTTGGGTTGGTTGTTGGTGGGTGAAGGATCCCCTACTGTTCGGGTGCTGCCTCTTCACCGCTGCCAAACACACTGCAGCTCTTTTAACCTGTGGCTCAGTCCAGGGAATCTGGGTAAgtacaacaaacaaaaacacacacacacacacacacacacacacacacacacacagaaactgtataccacagtaattacatttaaattgtgttattaacatataaaatactcctaattaatcaaataccaggaattatgtatttatttaattattatttatttatgtttcagtTCCACATAATATACAACCAAtatcaatattcttcactgcaggtttattaaccctattcattagattatacacacatatacacagcaaATAATGACTGGCCTTAATCTCTGTAACCACAACCATCAGATAGCAGTCATAAGGGGGGGTGATATACGAGTCGGGGTATAAGTATATacctgtaaaatactgtatatattgttccATCTCAATGTATAATATGACAATACCAAaatttagctttgtttgttttttgttaatagTATACGCAGATCCACGCTACTGGCAGCTGGAGATTTTCCCTGGTCGAGGGGAAAACATCATGTGTGACGGATCGGCACTCTGAGAGGAGGACTTGAGGAGAGGAAGCCGCACAGAACGCTTATATGGAactgaagctaatgctaatgctaatgttgcttagGTTCAAATGACCAAGTGCATCACaggggagttttttttttgttgagaaagACTGCCATGTCATGCTGGTGCCAAGAACGCTCAGAGCCAACGAATGAGGGAATGTACTGTACCTTTTAAATTCAGCCAGGTGTGATAATTGATATGTTGCTTTAATTATCGAGTCGCAACacgttttttggtaaaaaaatgtatatatacttttttttgtcCACATGCTGAAATACTAATGACGATAATAATGTGTCCGTTTGCTTGCTAGTGAACAGTTTTGATCGCAACATGCAAATATGTGACTTAACTATTAACTTCTTCTAAGAAAGTTAAGTGGATCAAAATGCCTCGTAAAGCTTAGGTAGCTTGGCTGGTATGACCAGTTTTCTCGTCTTAATCCAAATTATGTTGTAGTATGTTTCAGCCAGAATATGAAGATTTGGTGTCTGAATATTTGCTTCTTCAGTTTTGCATTAGATCTGATCAAATTAGATAAAAGTAACATCAAATTCAAATTCCTATACCAAGTAGCCTAAATCAAATAACCAGCCTAACTAcccttaaataaattaaactttaaactttgCTGATGTGGTTTCCTTATtcagttagcacaatgctaactatGGCCATAAGTTCCCATTATATAGCTAcaggaaaattaaaaaacatagCCATGTAATAAATAAAAGGTGTAAATCTAAAGAAGCAAACATCAGTCTTGGCTAATAAGCTAATGATAGACTACATTTGGAGTGAGGGGAAATGGTTTAATGGTCAAACCATCACTTTAaatctttttctttacttataggTGGGTTCTTTAATATGATGTGCCATGTGCCAGCGCTAAGCTCTCTAAAGCGTAGCCACCACTGCCATACTTTTTCATATTTGCCTGCATGGTTTCTTCCTTCTGTTGcctcttgcaaaaaaaaataattaacccATAAAAGCACTTTAAGATGTGTTGGCATTGTGCATTTGTGTGCCAACTCCCTGTTTCTCCTTTATTCtcctttataaatgctttatctTCTCGTTTATAtgtctgtaaacacacacacgcacttacacacacacttaatttcTGTACTCTTTTACTCGTGTTCATCAGTATTATCAACTATTcttcttattttacattttaaagg encodes the following:
- the c24h6orf89 gene encoding bombesin receptor-activated protein C6orf89 homolog, with protein sequence MGSTLSEPCIYDKLSESIDILRQSGYRYGMSEREIEKFIKQVLETNEPRRDPPQFPILRATIKFVVAVGVLLIVVLAFTYPQSIPHPGPFSPTAHNWSSPLSHIRLLSLPIAKKYNLHSFHTWWSVGGVRQTLLNCSGCAGVSAVLELNTLHTDLIPTGAQPILLKVGQSLVVRRQQLEELYSAQSDSVAVLLGEEEQVMSPEEGFPQHPANFSLLWRFDSGSREGVFQWLFPDALLCPLVEVAGTTLRRCRVTHSTGSQSRGERVLGWLLVGEGSPTVRVLPLHRCQTHCSSFNLWLSPGNLVYADPRYWQLEIFPGRGENIMCDGSAL